The genomic interval AAAGCCAGTTTGAGACTCATCATTTTGCAGGAAGGGGCTGGAAGATCCCCTATTTCGAGATCAACGGGCACAAGGTGTGGGGAGCAACAGCCATGATCTTGAGTGAATTCAAGGAGATAATATCCAATTAGCAACCCACGACTTAAGTCGTGGGCTGCTAATCATCCAGGATTGATAAACCGTTTCAACGGTTTATCAGGATAAGATAAAGATCGTTTATTTCTGTGGGACTCCTGCTAAACCAATCTCTTCAGCAACAGTTGCCAGGGCCTCTACTACAAATTGAAAATGTTCATTCTCATCCAGCTCAAGAGCCAGCATTCCGTTTGCGATATCAGCCCGATTCACACTGGCAGCAAACGATTTTTGTTTCAGCTTCTTGCGAATTGATTTGGGGACAACCTCTTTCACGGCCCTGTTAGGTCGGACATAGGTGACTGCAAAAATAAACCCCACCAACTCATCTACAGCAAACAGTGCCTTTGCCATGAGCGTTTCACGGGCTACACCAGTGTGCTCTGCATGTCCCATAATGGCATCCAAAAGCTCCTGAGGATACCCCTTTTCCTTGAGGATGGCTACTCCTTTTGCAGGATGATCTTCAGCAGAGGGGTATTTCTCATAGTCGAAATCATGGAGCAGACCGGCAATACCCCATAAGTCGGGGTCACCACCATATTTCGTTGCCATGGCTCGCATGGCAGCCTCGACACCCAGCCCATGTTTTCTTAATGACTCACTCTCAGTATATTCACACAGCAGTTCCCAGGCAGATTGTCTATTTAGCATTATTTCCTCCTAAAATATGATGTGTAAATATGTCTTTATAGAGTCCGTAGCTATGGCTATTAAACCGACCCATGTTATCCGTAAGTATATTTTACATATTATAGCCACAAAGTCACTAAGACACTATGTTCAATAAATTCCCTGAATGGCTCTTTGAGCCTTTGCTTGTCCGGCGTAGCTCTTCCAGCGAAGATGGATGTCTTCGTGGCAAAAGAACTTACACTGCTGCGAGGTGATGACTCCTGATGCATACGGCTATCTCAGGCCAGCTTAATATGCAGAAAACATGAAGATCGTAAAACACTGAAATATTTTGAAATT from Candidatus Neomarinimicrobiota bacterium carries:
- a CDS encoding HDIG domain-containing protein, whose amino-acid sequence is MLNRQSAWELLCEYTESESLRKHGLGVEAAMRAMATKYGGDPDLWGIAGLLHDFDYEKYPSAEDHPAKGVAILKEKGYPQELLDAIMGHAEHTGVARETLMAKALFAVDELVGFIFAVTYVRPNRAVKEVVPKSIRKKLKQKSFAASVNRADIANGMLALELDENEHFQFVVEALATVAEEIGLAGVPQK